One stretch of Corynebacterium imitans DNA includes these proteins:
- the trxA gene encoding thioredoxin produces MSAPVDVTQQTFKSEVIESDIPVIVDFWATWCGPCKKLSPILDEVAQQFDGQVKVAKIDVDAERTLAMMYQVMSMPTVMVFKGGQKVDEFIGLRPKNEIVERVQAHL; encoded by the coding sequence ATGAGCGCACCAGTTGATGTCACCCAGCAGACGTTCAAGTCCGAGGTCATCGAATCCGATATCCCGGTTATCGTGGACTTTTGGGCCACCTGGTGTGGGCCGTGCAAGAAGCTTTCTCCCATCCTCGACGAGGTTGCCCAGCAGTTCGACGGCCAGGTCAAGGTGGCCAAGATTGACGTGGACGCCGAGCGCACCCTGGCCATGATGTACCAAGTGATGTCCATGCCCACCGTCATGGTATTCAAGGGCGGCCAGAAGGTCGACGAGTTCATCGGTCTTCGCCCCAAAAACGAGATCGTTGAGCGGGTGCAGGCGCACCTTTAA
- a CDS encoding RNA-binding domain-containing protein, with protein MAVADIHESIAQGQGLTRVFARRKSGAFINERRVIETMASLANTDGGTLFIGVDSDGSISGCYPFHGERTDPAELAMAVRRYTNPPLHVEVETATLDGAEVVAVSTDAHPSPVATTWGTYLARRLNSQGVAESVGMDPTYLFTRYRDANGIDWALLPAEGATPADLDPAAVQHFRDLAAAHGGDALLAKRSDDGLVRSLGFRDDSPTPLTLGAIALFGRAEAIAKHLPYHQLVFSDRRHTHQTHRTSGPVASILHALNEQRTTLGPAFPLAINALTHRDYFQPGPVYVALEEERSTVSSPGGLPRGVDARELAAGTPTYAPRSLHLATAVAMTGLTRAAGTGMPDLREQLDAAGLEPLSFAGTHGRGVTVTVTHAGAAVDHELKGNEALVFGAVQRAGRNGLASGEVAEQTGLSQQQAYRALRKCVDAALLRRIGTTRTTRYFIK; from the coding sequence ATGGCTGTCGCGGATATCCACGAATCAATCGCTCAGGGACAAGGCCTGACCAGGGTGTTCGCTCGCCGCAAATCAGGTGCATTTATTAATGAACGCCGCGTGATTGAAACAATGGCATCGCTCGCCAACACAGATGGCGGCACCCTTTTCATCGGCGTTGATAGCGACGGTTCCATCAGTGGATGCTACCCCTTCCACGGCGAGCGCACCGATCCGGCAGAGCTCGCCATGGCAGTTCGGCGCTACACGAACCCGCCGCTCCACGTGGAGGTGGAGACGGCCACGCTCGACGGCGCTGAAGTCGTCGCGGTGAGTACCGACGCGCACCCGAGCCCCGTCGCCACCACGTGGGGCACCTATCTCGCCCGCCGACTCAACAGCCAAGGCGTGGCCGAAAGCGTCGGCATGGACCCCACCTACCTGTTCACCCGCTACCGCGACGCCAATGGGATCGACTGGGCGCTGCTGCCCGCCGAGGGAGCCACGCCAGCCGACCTCGACCCGGCCGCAGTCCAGCACTTCCGCGACCTGGCCGCCGCGCACGGAGGCGATGCGCTACTTGCCAAGCGCAGCGACGACGGCCTGGTGCGCTCCCTGGGCTTCCGCGACGACTCCCCTACCCCGCTGACCCTCGGAGCCATCGCGCTCTTCGGCCGCGCCGAGGCGATTGCGAAACACCTGCCGTACCACCAACTGGTGTTCTCGGATCGGCGGCACACTCACCAGACGCACCGGACTTCCGGCCCAGTCGCGTCAATCTTGCACGCCCTTAACGAGCAACGCACAACGCTTGGCCCCGCATTTCCGCTGGCCATCAATGCGCTGACTCACCGCGACTACTTCCAGCCCGGCCCGGTGTATGTGGCCTTAGAGGAAGAACGCTCGACGGTGTCGAGCCCCGGCGGACTGCCCCGCGGCGTGGATGCGCGCGAACTGGCAGCGGGCACACCCACCTACGCGCCGCGTTCGCTGCACCTGGCCACCGCTGTTGCGATGACGGGGCTGACTCGGGCGGCGGGTACGGGTATGCCGGACCTGCGCGAACAGCTCGACGCCGCGGGTCTCGAGCCGCTGAGCTTCGCGGGCACGCACGGCCGCGGCGTGACCGTCACCGTGACCCACGCCGGCGCGGCCGTAGACCACGAGCTCAAGGGCAACGAAGCGCTCGTCTTTGGGGCTGTGCAGCGCGCGGGCAGAAACGGCCTGGCCAGCGGCGAGGTCGCCGAGCAGACGGGCCTGAGCCAGCAGCAGGCCTACCGGGCGCTGCGCAAGTGCGTCGACGCCGCGTTGCTCCGCCGCATCGGCACCACCCGCACCACGCGCTACTTCATCAAGTAG
- the trxB gene encoding thioredoxin-disulfide reductase — MTNPGFNLVNVDKLGSSEKAAPTEESAAADTLHDVIIVGSGPAGYTAALYAARAELKPLVFEGYEFGGELMNTTEVENFPGFAEGVMGPDLMSNMREQAEKFGADLRPELVERVDFSGEEKKVYVDGEEYRARAVILATGAAPRHLGIPGEEQLTGRGVSTCATCDGFFFKDHHIAVVGGGDSAMEEATFLTTFGSKVSLIHRSENFRASKIMLERARANEKIEFITNTVVEEVQEADGKVGGLKLRNTVTGEEQLLDATALFVAIGHDPRSAFLEGQVAVDEGGYIQVEAPTTATSVPGVFAAGDVVDNLYRQAITAAGAGCRAALDAQHYLATL; from the coding sequence ATGACCAACCCCGGTTTTAACCTGGTCAACGTCGATAAGCTCGGCAGCTCCGAGAAGGCTGCGCCGACAGAGGAGTCCGCGGCCGCGGACACTTTGCACGACGTGATCATCGTCGGCTCCGGGCCGGCCGGCTACACCGCCGCCCTGTACGCGGCGCGCGCCGAGCTTAAGCCCCTGGTGTTTGAGGGTTACGAGTTCGGCGGCGAGCTGATGAACACCACCGAGGTTGAGAACTTCCCGGGCTTCGCCGAAGGCGTCATGGGCCCGGATTTGATGTCGAATATGCGCGAGCAGGCCGAGAAGTTCGGCGCGGACTTGCGCCCCGAGCTCGTCGAGCGCGTTGACTTTAGCGGCGAGGAAAAGAAGGTGTACGTCGACGGTGAGGAGTACCGTGCCCGCGCTGTCATCCTGGCCACGGGTGCCGCCCCGCGCCACCTGGGCATCCCCGGCGAGGAGCAGCTCACGGGCCGCGGTGTGTCCACCTGCGCGACCTGCGATGGCTTCTTCTTTAAGGACCACCACATCGCCGTGGTCGGCGGCGGCGACTCCGCGATGGAGGAGGCCACCTTCCTCACCACCTTCGGCTCCAAGGTGAGCCTGATCCACCGCTCGGAGAACTTCCGCGCCTCCAAGATCATGCTGGAGCGCGCCCGCGCGAACGAGAAGATCGAGTTCATCACCAACACGGTCGTCGAAGAGGTCCAGGAGGCCGACGGCAAGGTCGGCGGGCTGAAGCTGCGCAACACTGTCACCGGCGAGGAGCAGCTTCTCGACGCCACCGCGCTGTTCGTCGCCATCGGGCACGACCCGCGCTCGGCCTTCCTGGAGGGCCAGGTCGCGGTGGACGAGGGCGGCTACATCCAGGTCGAGGCCCCGACCACGGCGACGAGCGTGCCGGGCGTGTTCGCGGCCGGCGATGTGGTGGATAACCTCTACCGCCAGGCCATTACCGCCGCGGGCGCGGGCTGCCGCGCCGCCCTCGATGCGCAGCACTACCTCGCCACGCTCTAG
- a CDS encoding N-acetylmuramoyl-L-alanine amidase: MRATLRVGDSSARVAEARTTLARLGMLPEYEGSLDDWNSRKFSKQEMLFDEALADTIKAFQQSRGIMPTGNIDDITLRELRQASYKLGNRVLSYQPGQELVGDDVVQLQTQLHELGFYSHRIDGRFGARTHEALMAYQLNSGLEDDGTCGPDTLHALSLLGRRITGGSATAIREREHVRQAGPQLTGKRVVIDPALGGTERGLTVEGPYGPITEEELVWDLAQRVEGRMIAAGVETIISRTRGDNPSTKSRADLANSFSADLVISLQLDQYQNEKANGVATFYFGSEIGSSSMTGETLSGYIQREIAARTRLQNCHNHARTWEMLRMTKMPTVEVVAGYLTNPGDLAVLTDPAQRDAIAEAIVVAVKRLYLMESDTQPTGTYSFQDLLREERA; this comes from the coding sequence GTGCGTGCAACTCTTCGCGTCGGCGATTCCAGCGCTCGTGTTGCTGAGGCCCGCACCACGCTCGCGCGCCTCGGCATGTTGCCGGAGTATGAGGGGTCGTTGGATGACTGGAACTCCCGGAAGTTTTCCAAGCAAGAGATGCTTTTCGACGAGGCGTTGGCTGACACCATCAAAGCCTTCCAACAGTCGCGCGGCATCATGCCGACCGGCAACATCGACGACATCACGCTGCGCGAGTTGCGCCAAGCCTCGTACAAGCTGGGCAACCGCGTCCTGAGCTACCAGCCGGGCCAGGAGCTCGTCGGCGATGACGTGGTGCAGCTGCAGACGCAGCTCCACGAGCTGGGCTTTTACTCCCACCGCATCGACGGGCGCTTCGGTGCCCGCACGCACGAGGCGCTCATGGCCTACCAGCTCAACTCTGGGCTGGAGGACGACGGCACCTGCGGGCCCGACACCCTGCACGCACTCAGCCTTTTGGGCCGCCGCATCACTGGCGGCTCCGCCACCGCGATCCGTGAGCGCGAGCACGTCCGTCAGGCTGGCCCGCAGCTGACCGGCAAGCGCGTCGTCATCGACCCGGCCCTGGGTGGCACCGAGCGCGGCCTGACGGTGGAGGGTCCCTACGGGCCAATCACCGAGGAGGAGCTCGTCTGGGACCTGGCGCAACGCGTTGAGGGCCGAATGATCGCCGCCGGGGTGGAGACCATTATTTCCCGCACCCGCGGGGATAACCCCTCCACGAAGTCGCGCGCTGACCTGGCCAACAGCTTCAGCGCTGACCTGGTCATCTCCCTGCAGCTGGATCAGTACCAGAACGAGAAGGCCAACGGTGTGGCGACCTTCTACTTCGGCAGCGAGATCGGCAGCTCGTCGATGACGGGCGAGACCCTTTCCGGCTACATCCAGCGTGAGATCGCCGCGCGCACGCGGCTGCAGAACTGCCACAACCACGCGCGCACTTGGGAAATGCTGCGCATGACCAAGATGCCCACGGTGGAGGTCGTCGCGGGCTACCTCACCAACCCGGGTGACCTGGCCGTGCTCACCGATCCGGCGCAGCGCGACGCGATCGCCGAGGCCATCGTGGTTGCGGTCAAGCGCCTCTACCTCATGGAGTCGGACACGCAGCCCACCGGCACCTACTCCTTCCAGGACCTGCTGCGCGAGGAGCGCGCTTAG